One window from the genome of Choloepus didactylus isolate mChoDid1 chromosome 2, mChoDid1.pri, whole genome shotgun sequence encodes:
- the LOC119527825 gene encoding homeobox protein prophet of Pit-1-like, which produces MGIKETVDQSKRILETHNSRLEEPEERVAELENILQSESSNNLLKSKSRDRGLSTSNRQSSVLVRTSATIQVWFQNRRAKQRKQERLLLQPLAHLSPATFSGFLPESPAYPYSFPTPPPPATCFPHPYSQALPSSQPAPGAPFALPHQSEDWYPTWHPPPAGHLPCPPPPPMLPLSLDPPKSWN; this is translated from the exons atgggcataaaagaaactgtagatcAAAGTAAAAGGATCTTGGaaacacataacagcagattagagGAACCTGAAGAACGAGTAGCTGAACTTGAAAACATTCTGcagagtgaaa GCAGTAACAATCTTCTTAAgagcaagtcccgtgatagagggctcagcacatcaaaccgccagtcctcagtgctcgtgagaacatcagcaacaatccaggtctGGTTCCAGAACCGCAGAGCTAAGCAGCGGAAACAAGAGCGGTTATTGCTCCAGCCACTGGCCCATCTGTCTCCGGCCACCTTCTCTGGCTTCCTGCCTGAGTCCCCAGCTTACCCCTACTCTTTCCCAACACCGCCTCCACCCGCGACCTGCTTCCCTCACCCCTACAGCCAggcccttccctcctcccagcccgCCCCCGGTGCTCCTTTTGCTCTCCCACACCAGTCTGAGGACTGGTACCCCACCTGGCACCCACCCCCCGCTGGTCATttgccctgccccccacccccacccatgctTCCCCTCAGCCTTGATCCACCAAAGTCCTGGAACTGA